From Bacteroidia bacterium, the proteins below share one genomic window:
- a CDS encoding RNA methyltransferase — MNLITSKDNPLFKKIIRLNKPKERRESKQFVIEGKKEIMMAIDNGIVISELIHEENAILNEKENKHFQSIAHQYQFSKALFSKASYREEHAECLAICQLPITNLDAITLSEDALIIVLESVEKPGNLGAILRTADGCGADAVIVCDEKTDFFNPNVIRSSVGTVFSVPKASATKEDVAKWLLSKNVQVFTTIIENALPYYQADFHQHCAIVLGTEATGLTSFWRQQHFTNIIVPMKGQNDSLNVSVAAAVIAFEARRQKTSIV; from the coding sequence ATGAATCTAATCACAAGCAAAGACAACCCCTTATTCAAAAAAATAATTAGACTGAACAAACCCAAAGAGCGCAGGGAGAGCAAACAATTTGTGATTGAAGGAAAAAAAGAAATCATGATGGCAATTGACAATGGCATTGTCATTTCAGAACTCATCCATGAAGAAAATGCAATCCTCAATGAAAAAGAAAATAAGCACTTTCAATCCATTGCTCATCAATACCAATTCAGCAAAGCCCTCTTCAGTAAAGCATCCTATAGAGAAGAACATGCGGAATGTCTTGCTATTTGCCAACTCCCAATCACAAACCTTGATGCAATCACTCTTTCAGAAGATGCATTAATCATTGTATTAGAAAGCGTTGAAAAACCCGGCAACTTAGGGGCAATACTCCGAACCGCTGACGGCTGCGGGGCTGATGCAGTCATAGTTTGCGATGAAAAAACTGACTTCTTTAATCCGAATGTTATTCGTTCAAGTGTAGGCACGGTTTTTTCCGTTCCAAAAGCATCTGCAACAAAAGAAGATGTAGCTAAATGGTTATTATCTAAAAATGTTCAGGTTTTTACTACGATCATTGAGAATGCACTCCCCTACTATCAAGCCGACTTCCATCAACATTGTGCCATTGTTTTAGGTACTGAAGCTACAGGGCTTACTTCTTTTTGGAGACAACAACACTTCACAAACATCATCGTGCCTATGAAAGGACAAAATGACTCTCTTAATGTGTCAGTTGCAGCGGCAGTGATTGCATTTGAGGCTAGAAGACAAAAGACATCTATTGTTTGA
- a CDS encoding thiol-disulfide oxidoreductase DCC family protein — MNKKTESKYHSKIIVFFDGECNLCNSSVQFIIKRDLKNRFLFSALQSETTANIFREHGFPLQLDPQPESIIVLSQNRFYDKSTAALVIAKHIGWLWLPLQIGWIFPKPLRDILYMFISRNRYKWFGKKESCMIPTPELKEKFI; from the coding sequence ATGAACAAAAAAACCGAATCAAAATACCATTCAAAAATCATTGTATTCTTTGACGGGGAATGTAACCTCTGCAACAGTTCTGTTCAATTTATCATCAAACGTGACCTCAAAAACCGCTTTCTATTTTCGGCATTGCAATCTGAAACTACAGCAAACATCTTTCGAGAACATGGATTCCCGCTACAATTAGACCCACAACCCGAAAGCATTATTGTTTTATCACAAAACAGATTTTATGACAAAAGTACTGCCGCTTTAGTAATTGCAAAACACATTGGCTGGTTATGGCTACCCCTGCAAATCGGTTGGATATTTCCAAAACCTCTGCGCGATATTTTGTATATGTTTATTTCGCGCAATAGGTATAAATGGTTTGGCAAAAAAGAAAGCTGCATGATTCCTACACCGGAATTAAAAGAAAAATTTATTTGA